The window GTCGGTCCAGGACGTCTACTCGTCCGACACCGGCACCATCAACAGCTGGACCCTCACGGTCTGACGTCCCCTCCTGATCGGGCCCGGCGGCCTCCGCCGGGCCCGATCAGCACGTTTGGCAGACTCTGCGGCATGGGGTTGTTCACGCTGCCCGAGGCCCGCGCCGAGTTGGCCCGCCTCCGCCCGGTCCTCGACGAGATCGTCACCGTCCGGGCCGACCTGGTGGAACTCTCCGCCGCCCTCACTCCCGGCGGCGCACCCAGCCCGCTCGGCGGCCTGCCCGAGCGCAAAGCCGCCGAGGCCCGCCTCAACGAGCTGATGACGACCGTCCAGGAGACCGGCGCCGAACTCAAGGGCGTCGCCCCGCTCCTGGTCGATTTCCCGGCCACCCTCGACGACATCCCGGTCCTGCTCTGCTGGCTGGAGGGCGACGCCGACATCACCTGGTACCACCGCGCCGACCTCGGCTTCGCCGGTCGCCGCCCGCTCCCACCTTCGGCCAGGGTGAACTGATGACCGTGCCGCCGCTCGACGCCGAGATCGCCTCCGGTCTCCGGCTCCGCACTCTCACCCCCGACGACGCGTCACTGCTGGTCGAGGCCACCGCGACCGAGCCGGGCCGCGCCGTCTGGGGCCCGTATCCGGTCGGCCCCTACACGCCTGCCGAGGCCCGCGAGGCCCTCCAGGCCTGGACCGGCGACCAGACGTCGTTCGCCCTCCTCGACGACACCCGGCTGCTGGCGGCCTTCGGCCTGATGCGCGAAGCCGACGACATCGCCGAACTCGCCTACTGGGTCCCGCCGCCCCATCGCCGCCACGGTTACGCGACCCGCGGCCTGCGTTTCCTGGCGGAGTGGAGCCTGTCGGCGGGCGGGCTCCGCCGGGTCTGGCTGGAGATCGAACCCGCCAACACCGCCTCCCGATCGGTGGCGGACGGCGCGGGCTTCCGCTACGAACGCCGAATCCGCGACCATTGCCGAAATCCGGAAACCGGCGCGCCACACGACTGCCTGATCTATGCAAAACCTTGATTCGGTACGCCCTACTGAAGCTCCGAGCCTGTCCCCGCGACGTATTCCCGGCGCCGGACCGACCAGCGAGCGCCGGGCTGAGGGCGGCCCTCACCGTCACCCCCAACCCCGCTTCCGGTAATCGTCAGAGGGCCAAGGTCCAGGTGTTCAGATAGCCGGTGTCGCCGGAATAGTTGTCCCGCACGCTCAGGCGCCAGGCGCCGTTCGTCGTTTCCGAGGACAGGTTCACCGTGTATGTCGCGGTTATGTCGGCGGAGCTGTCGGTGCTGCTCGCGGATTTGAGGATGTAATAGGTGTTGTCCGGCGCGTACAGATAGATGGAGACGTCGCCGCGGAACGGGTGGACGACCTCGACATAGACCGTCGAGGTCGTCGACGGAGTCGTCTTCGCGCAGCCGGAGATGGTGATCGTGCTCGTCACCGCGGAACCGGCGTCGGGGATCGTGACATCGGTGGCGTTCGTGCCGGTACAGGAGCCGCCGGTGGCCGTGGGCGACGTGGTGGTTCCCGATCCGATGGCCGTCACCACGGTCACCGTGCTGTTCGTGCAGGCGGCCGCATAGGTCGTCAGCGCACTCTTCTCAGCGGTGTCCACGGTCAAGGCCCAACGGGTCTTCACCGCGGTCCATTCGGTGATGTAACGGCAGCGCACGCTCGCCAGGGACGGGACCCATTCGGCCGGATCCTGGTCGCCTTTCGACTGGTTCACGTTGTCGGTCACCGCGACCAGGGCGCGGGCGTCGCCCAGATCGTTGGCGTAGGCCTCACGCTGCGCCGACGTCCAGTTCCGGGAACCGGAATCCCACGACTCGGCCAGCGGGACCATGTGGTCGATGTCCAGGTCGGAAGGGTCGGTCCAGGTGGCGCCGTCGTAATAGGACAGCCATCGGCCGCCGCTCAGTGCACACCCGGAACCGACACTCGGGGTCGTGGTGGCCTCGGTGATCAGAACCTCGTAGCGGGTGTTGCAACCGTCGCCGTCGGCGTCGATCCAATGGTTGAACAGATCGCGGTCGTAGCCGGTGCGGACCTCGGTGGCGACCGGCAGATTCGCGACCATGGTGCGCAGCG of the Actinoplanes sichuanensis genome contains:
- a CDS encoding DUF2203 domain-containing protein — translated: MGLFTLPEARAELARLRPVLDEIVTVRADLVELSAALTPGGAPSPLGGLPERKAAEARLNELMTTVQETGAELKGVAPLLVDFPATLDDIPVLLCWLEGDADITWYHRADLGFAGRRPLPPSARVN
- a CDS encoding GNAT family N-acetyltransferase, whose product is MTVPPLDAEIASGLRLRTLTPDDASLLVEATATEPGRAVWGPYPVGPYTPAEAREALQAWTGDQTSFALLDDTRLLAAFGLMREADDIAELAYWVPPPHRRHGYATRGLRFLAEWSLSAGGLRRVWLEIEPANTASRSVADGAGFRYERRIRDHCRNPETGAPHDCLIYAKP
- a CDS encoding proprotein convertase P-domain-containing protein gives rise to the protein MIRKRIALATAAATALAGALIAVVTTAGPASAATISQPLRTMVANLPVATEVRTGYDRDLFNHWIDADGDGCNTRYEVLITEATTTPSVGSGCALSGGRWLSYYDGATWTDPSDLDIDHMVPLAESWDSGSRNWTSAQREAYANDLGDARALVAVTDNVNQSKGDQDPAEWVPSLASVRCRYITEWTAVKTRWALTVDTAEKSALTTYAAACTNSTVTVVTAIGSGTTTSPTATGGSCTGTNATDVTIPDAGSAVTSTITISGCAKTTPSTTSTVYVEVVHPFRGDVSIYLYAPDNTYYILKSASSTDSSADITATYTVNLSSETTNGAWRLSVRDNYSGDTGYLNTWTLAL